CAGGAGCCACTGAGAGGACAGAGGAAACCAGTTCCCGTCTCCACCCTGGAAATCCTCCCAATGGACCAGACCCTATTGACTATTTTAGATCAATGGCCCCTCCCGTCCCCACTCAGCCCACCCCCTGCACAAGGGGTGCCAGGAAGTCCAAGCCAGGATGAGAGTGGGCCTAAGCTGGCCGAGCCAGGgagcctccctctcctctggaaACGTGATGAGCCTGGAGTCTTGGAGGGCTCCCAGGGCCCCAGACCCCTCAGAACATGGCGCTTTTCCGCCTCGGCTGAGAGATCCAGCTACCGGGATTCAGGTCCATCTGCAGCATCTTCATCACCCACTTGTCACGACGGGCACCTTCTATGAACTCATTCAGGGACAGCTGGCCTGAGCAAGGGGTAGGAGAGACGGTCATGGGAATGggagaaatgggggtgggggcgagAGGCGAGGCCTTCTCTCCTGGGGCGCGCCCACACCTCTTACACAGACAGCCAGCAGTCTCAGGACCTAAGCTTGGGCCTTGTCAATTCTCCCGTTCCCTGGGGATCTCCTGGAAACTtcaagggtttcttttttttttcccctttatatatatttttattgaagtatagtcagcttacaatgttgtgtcagtttttggtgtacagcataacgcttcagtcatacatgggaCTTTCTTTGCAAATGAATTAAGTTTTACTTTTGCCCAAGGTGCCCTCAAAATGTTCTTGAGGGCTCTTCTGGGGTATTCCCAGCCAGCTTCCTCCCTgcacagcctggggctggggtacTCAGCTATGGAGAGGAGAGCCCAAATAGCCTTAACAGTGGCTCTTACTTATGTACATGACCCCATTTATTCCCTTCAAccattcttatccccattttccagatgaggaaactgagaccagtCTGAGAGGGTAAATGGAGCATCCCAACCTTCCTAACTCCAAAGCTCCTCTTTTTTCCACTACGCTTGCCTGGCCTCCAACAGCAACTTCAATAGGAATGTTAATCACACTCACAAACCCCCTGTGTTAGTGACACCCtttgttatttttatgtaacCCTCTCCACACTCATCTCACTGTCAGGAGGTGAAGGGCCTTCCCTAACTAAGGTCACACAGATGTGAAATGGGGGTGCTCCACAGCAagcagctcccccccccccccgccacctccCGCCAACATCCTCTCTGCCCCTGTTACCATCTCCATTCTCATCCACCAGAAGGAAGATCCTGTCCACGACCTCCTCGGGCGTGAGCAGTTGCTCTTGCTGCTCGGCCTCTGTCTCCACCCTGCAGGCTTTCTTCAGCTTGTAGATGGACTGCGGGAGAGAACACGGCGGCATCCACGAGACCCTGCacgctcctccccctcccccaggacccaCGTCCCTCAGCACCTCCTCCCTagtgctccccccacccccgctgtgCATCTGAGGACCACAGGACCCTGATCCAAATCAAAAGTGACCTGTGCTAAGACTGCTCCCACTGGCCTAATTCCAACCGTGGTGTGCACCTTCACAAGATGCCTCCATCCCTATGCcactgctgtttccactgtaagcgTCTTAGCCAACACTCAAAACCTCTAATGAGGGATGCGGACAGCACAGTGATGGTCTAAACCATCAAgattcagagaggaaaagatAATTTAGTATACTtatggatgtgtgtgtatgtgtgtgaaatagGATGCCGGGAGATACAGGTGTTTGGATTGGAGGGAAAAGAACAGGAGTCTCCTTTGCCCTGTTTCCTCTGGCAACGAGGCCACGTTTGAAAGTGAAatagggaggagacagaaaaatgtGAGGATTATCCTTAGTCCTTGGCTGGGCGCTCTCTGAGGACAGACACATGCCTCTAGCCTTACCTcccagcacagcgcctggcacaaAGCTGGCCCCACTAACAGTGCTGGGGAGCTTCAGGGGTTACAGGCAGCCCAGCACCTCCCAGTGGGTGAACTTGAACAAACCACACAACTCCCGTGGGCtgatttccttatctataaaatggaccgACAACCGCCACCTCGCAGTGCAGTTCTGGGGAACACCAGGTTCCTGCAGGTAGCCTGCAGGGTCTGAGCTGCAGGACTTCTTCCCCTGGCTCATTCTTGCTAGCAGTCCATCAGCTTTGTTAACTTTTGCAAAGAACCAACTGTTGTTTTCGTTGACTTTTCTTGTGCCTTTGTGTTCTGTTTCATTAACTTCTGCTCCTTAttagttcctttgtttttctttctttggacttaatttactcttcttttttctaatttcttgagaTGACTTCTCAGATCATTGATTTTCAGCCTCCCTTATTTTCTAGTATATACACTTTAAGGCCACAGATGTTTCTGCAAGCCCAACTTGAGTTGCATTCCACGGGTTTTGTTATGATTGCATTATTATTCAGTTCACGATACTttgtgtgtacgtatgtgtgtgtgtgatactaTTTTTTGATTTGTGGAGAATTAGGAAGTAGATTGCCCACTTTCCAAACAGATGGGGATTTTCTTGGTCTCTTTTTGTAACTGATCTCTAGCTTAGTTTCACTGGTTGGAAAGTGGCTGGAAAGCACACTCTGAATAATTCCaatgccccttcccacccccagccccaggggagggGCCCCCACTTTAGTGGCCAGCactcagcacccagcacccagcagtgcccaggcgcTTGCCCCGCTCCCCCTACCCCCAGACACTGACCTCAACGATGTCCAGCATCTCCAAGCGGTCGATGCAGCCGTTGCGGTCCTTGTCATAGATCTTGAAGGTCCACTTCAGCTTGTGCTCCAGGGTGCCCCTCAGCACAAGGTTCAGGGCTGCCACGTACTCCAGGAAGTCGATGGTGTTGTCCTGCATTGGCAGTGGGAGCTATGAGGCTCCCTCCCGCCTGGAGCACAGGTGTGAGCCCTGTTCTAGGCCACCATCCCTACAAACTCAGGACTTCGCTTCTTCCTCTTGTTCCGTGTGCCTCTGCATCTGTGTTCGTACTGGTCTCCACGCTGGGATCCATTCCCAGACTCCATGATCACGCAGTCCTACCTGtccttcaaggctcagctcaaGGGTCCCCTCCTCCAGGTAAGCCTTCCTTCTTACACCACTTCAGCCCCGgtgatctctctccctcttctgacATTCGCAGCACCTACCACTTACTCTATGGTTCACTGCTTCGTTAAGTATGTCCCATTCTCTAGCTACATCGTGTGctccaggaggaaggagagggcttTGCATTGCTTTTGTTCCTCTTCCCTGCCTAGCTCAGTGCCACTTCAGCCCAGAGTCCGGGTCACTTATGAGATTTTTATGAATCAGTGAAGAAATGATTGACTTAAGTCTGAATTTGAGACTAACGTAATTTTGAAAGGAGATTAGAaagcaggacctcatgcatttcCAGGTGGGGAGCTCAGGTCTCCAGATCAAAAATTGGAATCATTAGCTCCCCCAGAAGTGTCTGTCATTCACATGACTTTGTAATCAGAAATGGCTTCACTGGCCCAGAGCACCTCTGCCCCACTGGCTCAGGCTACTTGGAAGCCTCAGTCCCAGATCAAGGGGTGTCTGGGTGTGCAAGGTGTGAACAACAGGAGAACGCGGCCGAAAACGAGGGAAACAGCAAAAGCCCAAGGAAAacccaagaaaataaaagaagcccACCACAACACCTGAGGAGTTTTAGTCAGCATCCTTCAGGTGATTCCTCTGGTCCCCAACACTCCCCACCATATATTTACCTAATTGAGGTCAGACTAGCTATAGTCTTAgttcctggatttttattttaaaattccccaTGCCTTCAAAACTATTTaaacttgtccttttttttttttcttttctttttgaagaataCTGTGCAGTCCCTCTTACTGAACATGGCTTTGAGATTTAACGTTACACAATGAGCATCTTTGGGCACACATATTTTTTCTTACGTCTCTAGTGATTTCTGTAGGGTACCTTCTTAGCAGTTgctgtttgttccttttttgcCCACTGGTCTTTAATGCACTGTTTTTGTAGGTACACAGCtctgtaggtttttaaaaattgaagtatagttgacatggAATATTATATAAGCTCCAGTTGTACAATAttgtgattcacaatttttaaaggttatactccatttatagttataaaatattggtggTATTTCCtggttgtacaatatatccttatagctcattttatatgtaataatttgtacctcttagcctctacccctgtattgcccctcccctctggttcTACAAAATTTTGTAGGTTTGAGTAACTATCAAAACAAAGAAACTCTCTTATGTTACCTCTTAAGAGTCACATCTTTCTCCCAACGATAACGCGTGGTGACCACTGATCTGTGCTCCATCGTGATAATATTTTCACTTTGGGAATGCTATGTAATCATACAGTAAGTCAttccttttttcactcagcacagtgccctgAGGTGCATCCTAATTTGCACGTGTATCAacagttcctttctttttattgatgaatgGTGCTCAGTTGTTTGAATGGTCCCTAGTTTGCTTTCTGTTTGCTCATTGAAGGTTATTTGgcttgtttctgggtttttttctgtcagctttattgagatgtaattgcaGAATAGCCTTTTAAAggacattgtgtaagtttaaggtgtacagtgtgatAATTGGTTGTTCTTTAAAAGGCTATTTTTAttagtaattattatttattaagctTACTAAAATAGAacttatgtttcttttttaagaagaATTGAGTAGGAAGATGTATGCAGAATGGCTGGTAGGGatcatctattttacatacatcaTCTCCCTCAGgtttgttatccccattttatggatgaggaaactgagactcaggttGAATAAGATGCCCAAGCAATTCCCACCCAGCAAATGGTAGAGTCTTTCAAGCTACATGCCTTCTCCAGTTCATCAGATGTGGAGAATTTTCTTTCCTGCAAGGTCTATTACTGCCTAAAAAATGAGCCTGgtgtctagcaccaaggggagaagaaatgaaaacaaaaccccaaaaccactGACAAATCCCTACTCTCCAGATCTCTAGATTCCCCCACATTCTCTGTCTAGAACCTTCTGTTTTCAACATCCTGGCTCAACATGAAACGGTTTCCACAATGACCCCTCGCCTTACACGAGGCACATTGTGGAGCAGCCCCTTCCTGACAAGTGATCTCACCTTCGAGTTTACTTCAAACCCCGCCCCGCCGGACCAGTTCTGGAAAGCTTCCAGCTGGGGCTAATCTCATCTGCTGCGCCTGGGCCCTTGTCAGCTTCAATTACTCATGGGGACCCAAGATGATGGAAATGCCTGTCTACTCAAGAGCTGAAGCAGAAGTGACAGGCGTGTGATCTGCTCTGTGGGATTACCTGCCTCGTTTCATCCTGGATTGGCTGCTTGTGTGAACCAGCCCTGAACCCCCAACACTCATTACGTAAGGATCCCGAATGATATTTGAGCTTCACcctcctctttctttcatttcGGTATATCACAGGCAAGCACCGCAGAGGAGCATTACTGCCCCACCTGGAGGGGGAACAGCAGCACAGACCAGGTGCTCCTACCTCCTTGCCTCCACCAAAACCCTGGTTCCCCCACCCCAGATTTTGTCGTGTGAGCTAGATCTATGAACTCTTTTGATTTGATTTCCCCCAGGAATCTCAGACCACTTGCCCACAACCGAGATCTGCTGATATAAAGACTGTGCCAAGGTGGGAAGTGGAGTTGGATGTGTTTGGAGACACAGACTaagtgggaaaagaaaagaaagaaggctcAGCCCCTGACAGAGGAACTGAAAACACTGGGAGAGCTCTTACTTACGGGAGGATGCCAGCTAACAAACAGAGAAGGGACAGCGGAATTAGAGAATTATGAGTGGATGCCAAACCCAGTAGATAAACATTTAATGAGTAACAGGATAGTTATTTAGTCTCAAAGTACCTCTCTCTGAGATGCTtattaatcacaaaagaaaaagagtcaCTTTACAGAGGCAGGAACTGGCAGAGGCCACATAACCAAATGATTGAAGTGAGCCACTCCACTAATGGAACAAACCAGCGTCATATGCCCCCAAGATGATGCACGAGGAGGACACAGCATCCCTTCTGGGGCATTTCTGCCAGAAGTGCAACCCGAATCTCATCACAAGGCAAGGCCAAAACCCAATTAATGGACTTGCAGTCTTCAGAAATGTCAGTCAAGTAAGATAAAGAAAAGCTGAGATTAAAAGTTTCAAATtagggggaggtatagctcaaatggtagagtttctgcttagcatgaacaaggtcctgggttcaatccccagtacctccactaaaaataaataaacttaattatctaccccaaaaataaaaaaaaaaaatttttttaaatttcaaattaaagGCTAAGGAAGAGACAGGACAAGTAAACGCAATATATgatcaaacaaaccaaaaagctaTAATGTATATCACCAGGATAATCAACCAAGCTTGAAAATGGATTGGCAATTATATGATAGAGTTTGTTAATGTtgaatttcctggttttgatcacTTATTAGGTTAAGATAAAGACCTTAGTCTTAGAAAATACACACTAGAATACTTGGGGTAAAAGGGTGTCATGTCTATAATTTTTGCTAAAAATATAGGTGTATATTTTTAGGCatgatatacacacatatgtacgtATTAGATattacatgtatgtacatatacacgtATAATACATTACACACAGAGACTAGTAAAGCAAGTGAGGCAAAATGTAATCAGTGGGAGAATTTGGATAGATTGTACATGGGAGTTACTTGTACTAttatcatttttctgtaaatttaaaatcatgtcaaaattaaaaagttattttaaaaacaattgatgaaagagaggagggtatagctcaggttgTAGCGTggatgcttagcatacacaaggtcctgggttcaatccccagtacctcctctgaaaaataaataagtaaacctaattacctgccccctaaaaatagataaataaataacaataaagcaaaaaaaatttttaaacaattgatgAATATTATATGCCGATTTATAAGAAGAGATGAGGTATAAGAGGTTCAGCTCTATTACTCCCAAGGGCTTAATAACTCCTTTTAGATCTTGAATTGTTATTATGTTGACTTTTAAATGAATATGGAGAAGATCGATATCATTATCTAGTGAGCCTTGCCATATATGGCCTGATTGTTTACTTTTCTTATGACATTcaacacttcaaaaaaaatttttctctcttaaaaaagaaaaacaaaaagacaaccaacaAATAGCCGTCTGTGCAGGAGCACTTTCCTGGGACTCAGGACCCTGAGTATATGATCTTGGACAAATCAGTTCACTCCCTTCTGCTCCAGTTTCCTTATCACTGCATTTGGAATGACAGCCTCTGCCTgttccctcccagggctgctgcggACTCAGAGGAGCCCTTGGAGAGGAGCTTGGGGAAGTCTGAGGCTCACTCGGGGCCCCGAGAAGGCGTTTATCAGGGTTCATCTCCAAGGAGGTTTCTGTTGCAGGGAGGACGATGACCCCGCCCTCTCACCCCCGAAAGGCGCTGGGATGTGCGCTGGCTGGTACCAGGGACAGGGTCGGACCTGAAGCAGCATCCCAGTGACTCACTCTAGAAAGTGAAGCTCTCCCCGCACAAAGAACTGGGGTACTGACGCTTTCTCCAGATTAATTATCTAGGTCCAGTCCACGTCCCCCTCAACTGGGGGGACTGAAATAGGTATTTGAGGCAAACCTAATGGTTTAAAGGATTACAGAGGCGTTGGACTGGATGGCCTTAAATAATGAAGgggtttccatttttaaattcaattccCAGGGtcatatttacaaaatatattattttcttagcTCCTGGTGGCATCCACGGACTTGAGGAAATCCCCTGGGTGGATAATTGCATGGAATCTTTCATGGCTTGAAGAGCAGAAAGGGACTTTTGCAATAACCCGTCCAACCTCCCAGTCCCAGCAGGAGCCTCGTCCACGCATTACTGGAGGGAAGAGCGGACCAGTCTCACTTCGAAGGACCCCGACAAGGGGGAGCTCATGAGCTGTGCCAAGATCCTGGGTCCATTTAGCACCGCTCTGGAGTCCCTTCAGAATGACCGGGGCTCCGGAGGGTGTGAAAAACCAGGTTCTCtggctgcagaggcctggccgTAAATACACGGAGAGAGGCCTGGACCGTGTGCCTTTCTGCAGAGTGCCTTCAGCtctcagaaagaggaagaggagagcgGAGAGGTGGACAGGAGAGAAGACAAGAAGGAAGAAtgatgggagagagggagacagaaaaggcGAGAGGGGATTGGAGAGGAAAGTAGAGCAGGGGAAGAACAGGCGGACTGGGGAACCGGAACTCCCACCGAGGATGCTCCTTTAGCTCAGGGATGAGACCTGAACCATCGGTCCTCCCCTTCAGGGCGCCTTACCCCATTCCTGTCGAAGGCTCTGAACATGCCCTCTACATACTGGGTGGCCTCCTCGTTGCCTGCGACCTTGAAGAAGCGCTTAAATTCATGCATGAAGAGCGTGCCGCTGGGGCACTCCTCCAGGAACTTCTTGTACCACTCCTGCAGCTCTGCCACGTCCACCACGCGGCTCTCCGCCTCCTCCCAGCTGAACTGCTGCCCCATCCTGGAGCCCAGAAGGTCAGGGAGCAAGGGTCTGTGCCTCCTCCCTGGCTTCTTCCTATCGATTCTTTAGGCTCTGGCCCTCTTCCTCCCTCGCCTCTGTTTAGCCAGCTTCTTTCTTCATCATCTCCTGGCCAACTGAACAGGATGGGCAGTGTAGGGAGCTGGTGGCAGTTGGGCAGGACCAGCCTAGCTAAGCGCCCTAAGATCATTAGAAGATTCCCCTGGAAGGTCCGACCTCCAGTCGGCTAAGctcccccagcctcacccctccctttcctcttgtCAACCACTCAACTAAGCTGATTCTGAaaatggaaaggggaggaaaacggagaagcaggcagagggagggaggagtagTGAAGACGAGTTAGGAAGGCAGGCTGAGACCCTCCCATCTCACACAGGCTCCCTGTCGCTTTCCTTGGGTACCATGCTGCTCCAGAATATATGATGTGAAGGGCTCTGGCTGAGCAGCTCTGTCCCCAAGCTAACTCCGTCCCCAGCACGATATCTGAAGCTCCGTCACAGATCATGTCCGTGAGTCTAGAAAGTTTTCCATTTCCCAATTTAAAGTACAAATGCTTCTCTCCTACACCCTTCACCCAAGATCTACCAAGTGAGCAGGGCTTTTCCCACTTTTTCTCCAGAGTGACCATGAGGAGGATCTGGGAGTGGGGCTTATATCTCTGATGGctcttaattttatattaaagatTTATGCAAACTTGTTTTTGAATCAATTCTAAACTCATGTTTGTTTTAATGTAACATAAAAATGACCCCACTAAGAGATCAGAAAACCTGGAGCACTGATTTTTTGAGGAGATTTTAGGGTCAGTCCTTCCCTGGCGtctcactgcctgcctgccaTTGGACGTTCATGCCCAAATGGCTTTGTCCATTCCAGGCCCGAGCCCCCACCCTCGGCTCCCTGCCTCCATAGGTCCCTCATCTCTCAAAGTTCTTCTAACTTCCTTGCCATTCCTGAAGGAGGAAGCGCACTTCCTCTGTCATCTTTTCAAGTACTGATGGGTTTTTCTTTCAAATCAGACATTCCTTGGGGTCTGGAGAGGAGGGATGGCCTCCTCCTTGTTCAGTTGTTGCCTCCACCTTTTTCCCCTCAAAAATGCCTGTCGTTTTAGGGCCATGTCTGACTCCATCCCCCTTGTACTCATCCTTGGAGCCATCATTCACTGGTGACGTCACTGTTCGACTCAAAGCATCAGGTGGACATCAGGTCCATTCCACCCTTTGGCTGCAAAAGCCCTTGATCTCTCCAGTTCCAAAGAGCTTTGCTTCCACCCCACCTTGGACCCATTCACTGTGGCCCCTGGGCCAGCAGCTGTAAcatctgggagcttgttagaaatgcaggttctcagGCCTCCCTCTCCTAGAAGGAAGAATTTAGGGGATGGGGCCACAACCTGTgggggttttaaaaaatttttttaacttctttttgtttgtgtgtgtatgtgtgtgtgtatgggggtggtgtaattaggtttatttatttattttttaatagagttactggggattgaacccaggatctcatgcatgctaagtataccctctaccactgagctataccctccccctccacaacctgtgttttaacaagccctccaggtgctTCCAAGTcatctgaagtttgagaaccactactgTTGGCCTTGATACCATGAATTTTTCTACAGAGCGTCTGAAACTTTCAGACACCAACATCACCTCTCCGTCTACTCATTTGAACAGCTTCACTGCTTCAACTCACCAGCCCTACTGAGACTTCCAACCTGTTGATCTCTATGTTTTTAAACATCTGTCatagcctcactttcctcattatGCTTCACCACAGCCCAGAACTCTTGTCATTTCCTTGCCAAGACCTGGTCTTTTCTCCCCACTCTCCCTCTGACTATTCACTTGCCCAAACCTGAAGCTGGCTTTGGCCATCCGCCAATGATGCACTGACACCCCGTCAGCACCCACGAGGCTGAACACAgctggagaaattcagaaaatatgcTGCAGGTAATACCAGACAGTCGTTCTGCAGGCTCTCCTTGGCTGACTTTACCTTGCTCCTGGAGGTGACTATTTCATGACGCTTTCTGCCCTCAGAACTTCCCCTTGCTCCCACGTTCAGCTGATGACCTTGTCACATACTTTATTTCACAGAGAAGTAGGTGCATCAGACAACCTCTTCATCCTCCACCGCAGACACACCTCCCTGCACCGGGCTCACACCCTCTGCCTCTTTTCCTGGTTTGACGGAGGCAGCGTCCCTCTCCCCACGCCCCACCTGACAGCCCCTCTGCTTGTTGTCTGGATGTCACCTCCCTTTGCCTGCTCAAGCCCTGCACGTCCACAGAAGCCCCTTTCTCTTCTGCAGCCTCCATTTATCCATCGCTAATAGATCAGCCCTGTCTGCAGACGGACTTACCTATCAcctttatgaaaacaaaataaaacaaaacccacatTCGGGGTCCCGTCATGACTTTCCTGGACCTGCCCACTTTGCCTTCACAGGTCATAAGATAAATATGGATAATTAAATATTAcaaaagtaaatattaataatGCTATTTTATCACTCATTGGTATAAAGATGAATATAAATAACCCAGTCCAGTCTAGACTATGTTATATTAattctttcttctgattttaaaagaaatttaaaaacatttaaaagaaattgaagatactGTGGGCCCAGGCCCTGTGCCTACTGGGTCCCTTGGCCCCGCCGAGAACTCCTGTCCTCCAGCTACTGTACTAACTTTGGCTCCCTTTACAACGAAACCCCTCGTGGAAGATGTTACTTTCTGAAAATGGCACAGCAATAGACCTGGTCTCACATGTTCATCTCATCAAGGGGAAGAgtctgtttctccctctcttcaACTTGGATTGGACTTTGTGGTACCCAGTGAAGAGAATGGGCAGAAGTGACACCAGGTGACTTCCAAGGTGTGGTCATCAAAGGCGATGGGGTTTGCACCTGGCTCTCTTTCAGGACTTGTCCTTGGAACGCGGCCACCATGTTGTGGGGAAGCCCAGAGCACACGCAGGGATCCCGTCTGACAGCCAGCTTCAACCACCAGCCATGTGGGTGTGGGAGTGAGTGACCCTGCAGacgaccccagccccagccttccaGACAACCCAGCTGATACCAAATGGAGCAGACAGtgtccccacagagcctggaCCAAACTGCAGCTCTGCATGCAAAGTGGATGTCATGAAGCCACTAAGTGCTGGGTGTCTCTTAAGGCAGCGATAGACAACTGAGCATGTTCTGCATCATCTTCCTTTCTTATTCTCTCCTCAACTTACTCCAGCTGGAAGCTCATCCTCATCACTCTGTGGAGAAGACTCTACAGTGGGGACCAATGACCTACTTTTCTTACTCCACCTGCCAGCAGATTCAGCACCACTCACCAGGTGAGTCCTTTCTTCAAACATTCTAGGTTTCAAGGACCTTCACGTATTGATCGGTCCTGCTGCTGGGACCGCTCTTCCCCAGACCCTCACATGGCCCCCTCCTTCTGaacatcctcccctccccagagagaACTTTCCCAGCCTAGCCTCAGATAGCTACTCAAGTGACTCTGACATTACCTACTTTACTTGCTTCATAGTGCTTTACTGCTTCCGAAATGATCTTATTATTACCTTTCCCCCCTATTATGTCTTTCCCACTAGTCTAAGGTCCTTGAGGAGAGGGACTTTGCCATACACACTGCAGAATTTCCAaagcctagaacagtgcttggcccaGACAAGGAGCTCGAAGCCTTGTTAGGTGACTGAGCAAAGTGCTCGGCATAGTCAGTGCTGAACTCATGTGAGCTAGTACTTCTTAACTTCACAGGACAACTGCTCTTGACTCCTTTGAGAGTGCCTGGGTTAGCAGGGCTTTGCTGATGTGAAAAGATCCTGGGACTTTAGAGCTGGAAGAGGCCTCCGTGCTTTTCAACCTTGTACCCGTCTCATCACATCTGAAGACAACACCCGCCAGCAGCCGCTGTGGCTCTGTATGAGGGCGGTGTCATCCCCGTCCGGCTCTTCGCGTTTATTGCTATTGAAGCAACACTGAGGAGTGGTTAAAGGACAGCACCTGTGCTCAAGAGAGTGTATGAGTGAAGTTGAACTTGATTTAGCCTCTGGCCGAGGAATTGAAAATTCAATTGGCTTTTCATGTGGGTCAGTTGCCCATGACCTGCCCTTAAATACCGCTGAGCTGTTGAGGTATAAATATATCCTTTTAAAGAGGATTAGGATTCCGGAGAGAATGATAGCTTGACCTGAGTAACATAGTAAGGATTTAAGGAGTGTAACCGACCCTGCGGGGCCTTCCTAGGAGACACCCCTCCCcctgtcctctgctgcagctcctctctggagCATCTAGATAacagtatctcatgcatatttcctgagttcttcagatgctaaaaccaccaccaaatggaataAATTAACTCCTTGATAATCATGAGCACGTAgctcccagaccttctggtgcctacgGATTGATCACCATTAACCAATCTGaaaattgtgcacagctgatcgcACACCCTGGGACGCCCCTCCCctcctttaaaaatgctcagctgcAATCCTTCGGGGGAATCCTGGGTTTTTTGGGCAGGAGTCGTGTCTTCTTGTTTGGCCcagcaataaacatttctctgctcccAACTCCAGCGTTTCGGTATatttttggcctcactgtgcatcaggcacaGGAACTTGCCTTGGGTAACGATTTTGAGGAGCCAGCCTAGGAGTCTGTGCCCatggcagccccttccctgggtccccagCAGCTGCCGGAGGAGCTCACTCCAGGGACCTGGGAGGAAGTCCCCCTGACAGGCGCCGGCCGCCTGGGCATGAAGTTGTTCGGAGCCAAGAAAGGT
This genomic window from Camelus bactrianus isolate YW-2024 breed Bactrian camel chromosome 20, ASM4877302v1, whole genome shotgun sequence contains:
- the GUCA1B gene encoding guanylyl cyclase-activating protein 2; translated protein: MGQQFSWEEAESRVVDVAELQEWYKKFLEECPSGTLFMHEFKRFFKVAGNEEATQYVEGMFRAFDRNGDNTIDFLEYVAALNLVLRGTLEHKLKWTFKIYDKDRNGCIDRLEMLDIVESIYKLKKACRVETEAEQQEQLLTPEEVVDRIFLLVDENGDGQLSLNEFIEGARRDKWVMKMLQMDLNPGSWISQPRRKSAMF